CGGTCGACCTCGACAAGGTGCTCGCCGAGACCCGCGACGCGCTGGCCATCGCCCTGGAGGAGACCGGGGCGGAGATCACCGCCGACCCGCTGCCGACGCTGCCCGGCGACGCCACCCAGCTCGGCATGCTGCTGCAGAACCTGCTCAGCAACGCGCTCAAGTTCCGCTCCCCCGAGCGGCCGCCGCGGATCGCCGTCACCTCCCGGCGCGAGGGCGACCACTGGGAACTGGCCTTCGCCGACAACGGGATCGGCATCGACCCGGAGTTCGCCGAACGGATCTTCGTCATCTTCCAGCGGCTGCACACCCGCGAGGAGTACCCGGGCAACGGCATCGGCCTCGCCATGTGCAAGAAGATCGTCGAGTTCCACGGCGGCGCCATCGCCGTGGACACCCGGTACACCGGCGGCACCCGGATCGTCCTGACCCTCGCCGCCGAGGCCGCCCCGAAGCCCGCCGACGAGGCGGACCCGGCTTCCGCCGAGGTCCCCGACCCCCGCCCGGCCGCGACCGCCACGGCCGCCGCCGCCACGGCCACCGCAACGGCCACGGCCGCCGGGACCGCCGGGAGCACCCGGTGAACCCGCCCACCACCGCCACCGGGGACCGGCCGCAACTGAACGCGCCGCTCCTCGACCCCGCCTACCGGGTGCTGCTGGTGGAGGACGACCCGGGCGACGCGCTGCTGGTCGAGGAACTCCTGCTGGACACCGGCCTGGAGCACTCGCTGGCCTGGCAGCAGACCCTCGCCACCGCCGTCCGGCACCTGTCCACGAACGGCGCCGACTGCGTCCTGCTCGACCTCAACCTGCCCGACGCCACCGGGATGAGCGCGCTGGGCGCCCTGCAGACCGTCCGCCCGGAGACCGCGATCATCGTGCTCACCGGCCTGGACGAGTCCCGGGCCGGCGCCCTGGCGGTCGCCAACGGCGCCCAGGACTACCTGGTCAAGGGCCAGGTCAGCCCCGACCTGCTGACCCGGGTGATCCGCTACGCGGTGCACCGCAAGCAGGCCGAACGGGCCGCCGCCGAACTGCGCGAGAACCGGCTGCGGGCGCACGAGAACACCCGGCTGGAACGCGGCCTGCTGCCCACCCCGCTGCTGCACGGCTCCCCCGTCACCGCCGCCACCCGCTACCTGCCCGGCCGCGAACGCGCCCTGCTCGGCGGCGACTTCCTCGACGTGGTGCGCACCCCCGACGGCACCGTGCACGCGGTGATAGGCGACGTCAGCGGCCACGGCCCCGACGAGGCCGCGCTCGGCGTCTGCCTGCGCATCACCTGGCGCGCCCTCACCCTGGGCGGCCACCGCGGCTCCGACCTGCTGCACCTGCTGGAGGAGGTGCTGATCGCCGAACGCGTCCCCGCCGACAACTTCGCCACCTGCACCATCCTCGAACTGCGGCCCGACCAGCGCGAGTTGACCGTCCACCTGGCCGGCCACCACCCGCCGCTGCTGCTCTCCGGCGGCACCGCCCGGGAGCTGCCCGGCTCGTACGGCCTGGCCCTCGGCATCGCCCCCGGCCTCGGCGACTGGCAGCCCACCCGGCACGCCGTGCCCGCCGACTCCGGCCTGCTGCTCTACACCGACGGTCTGATCGAGGGCCACGCGGGCAGCACGCCGGACGCCCAACGCCTCGGCACCCCGGGCCTGATCGGCCTGATCGACGCGGCTGGCGGCGCCACCGGCGACCGGCTGCTGTCGTACCTGGTGGACCGCGCCCGCACCCTCAACGCGGGCCGGCACTCCGACGACATGGCCCTGCTACAGATCCGCTGGCCCTGAACCCCGGGCGCCCGCCCCGCTCTTCGCGCGGCCGCCCGCGTCGCGCCCGCGTCCCGGCCGTCCCCCGGCCGTCCCCCGGCCGTCCCCCGGCATGCCCCGGGACGGACGGGGTAGCCGCTCGGCGAAGCGCGAACCGACCCGGGGAGGGGCGATGGCGCACACCGACAGCAACACCGTGAGGGCCCTCGGCTGGGCCCGCCGCATGCCGGTCTCCGGTGGCGTGCGGGCCGGCCGCCGCTGGGCCCGCGAACACCTCGACGGACTCGGCTGGAGCACCGACGCCCCCGAGACCGCCGACGCCGTGGTGCTGGTGGTCTCCGAGCTGATCACCAACGCCCACATCCACGCCCACAGCAACGCCGACCTGCTGCTCACCTGGGACGGCTCCTACCTGTACGTCAGCGTGCACGACGACTGCCCGACCCCGCCGCGCCCGCGCCGGGCCGACCTGGGCGCCGTCTCCGGCCGCGGCATGGCCCTGGTGGAACTGCTCGCCGACGACTGGCAGGTCCACCCCGACGACTCGGGCAAGCTCGTCACCGTCCGCTTCCGCGGCCCGGACCAGCCCCCGCAGTGACCCGCCCGGCGCCGGGGTGTCACGCACCGCCGGGCCCGACGCGTTAGCAGGGCATGGATCACTCATCGAACCGGGCGGGGCCGGCCGACGGCCCGGGAACAGCCCGGGCACCGGAGTTCGAGGAATTCGTCGCGGCCCGGGAACGGCACCTGCTGCGGACGGCGTTCCTGCTCACCGGCGGCGACGCCCACCTCGCGGAGGACCTGGTGCAGGAGGCACTGGGCCGGGTCTTCGTGAAGTGGCGGAAGATATCCCGCCTGGAGAACCCGAGCGGGTACGCGCAGACCGTCCTGGTCAACACCTTCCTGTCCCACCGGCGCCGCCGCTCCAGCACCGAGCGGGTCACCGACGTACTGCCGGAGACCGGGGTCGACGACCCGGACCCGGCCCTGCGGCTGACCCTGCTGCGGGCGCTGTCGGCCCTCGCCCCGGCGGACCGGGCGGTGCTCGTGCTGCGGTTCTGGGAGGACCGCAGCGTCGAGGAGACCGCCGGCGTCCTGCGGATCGGCGACGGCGCGGTGCGCACCCGCACCAAGCGCGCCCTGGGCCGACTGCGGACGGTGCTCGGCACCGACCTCGACACCCTGACGGGCCGCCACGCGCCCCTTCCCACCCCAGGCCACGACAAGGCGGTACTCCACCATGCCCACTGACCACGAACTCACCGCCGCCCTGGCCCTGGCCCTGGACGACGCGGCCGAACTCGCCCCCACCACCACCGACGGCCGCCTGGCCGCCGCCGCCCGCCGCTCCGGCCGCCGCCGACGCCACCGCCAGTACGCCCTCACCGGCGCCGCGGCCGTCCTGGCCCTCGGCGCGACCGGCACGATCGTCGGCAACCTCCCGTCCGACTCCACGGGCCCGACGCCGGTACGAGCGGCGGACTCCGTCCCGCCCACGGGCCAACCGAAGTTCACCAGGGCCAACGTTTCACTGCCGTACAACGGGACGCAGCCGGAGTCGGGCCAGATGAACCCGCTGCGCCGCAGCTGGCTGAGCGAGTCGTACAGCATCTCGCTCCTGGACGGGTACACCACCGACGGGCTCGAGGAACTGGTCTGCCCCGACCCGGGGACGATGTACGAGGAGACCTGCGAGCGCTCCGTGCAGCCCGACGGGTCGGTGGTGCTCGTGCGCCGGGGTTTGCCGTACGACCCGGAGAAGCAGGCGGCGGCCGAGGGATACATGGTGCAGGGCGTCCGGGTCTTTCCGAACGGCCACCAGGTGGAGTTGTTCCAGTCCTACCGCGACAAGGCGGCGGAGCCGGTGGTGACGGAGGACGAGTTCGTCGCCGAGTCCGGGCAGGTGGACTTCCCGCAGCTCGACGCCCTTCCGACCGACGCCCCCACCGGGAGCGGTGCCCGGGGCTGAGCCCGCGCGAAGGCCGCTCCCCGGGAACCGTCGTCCGGGGAGCGGCCTTCCGCCGTGCTCGGCCGCGCTCAGCTCTGCTTGATCGCCGAGACGTCGAACTCCAGCACCACCTTGTCGCCGACCAGCACGCCGCCGCCCTCCAGGGCCGCGTTCCAGGTGACGCCGAACTCCTTGCGGCTGATGGTGACCGAGCCCTCCAGGCCCACCCGCAGGTTGCCGTAGGGGTCGACGGCGTTGCCGGTGTACTCGAAGTCGATGGTGACCGACTTGGTGGTGTCCTTGACGGTGAGGTCGCCGGTGACCCGGTAGTCGGTGTCGGACTTCTGCTCGACCTTGGTGGTGCGGAAGGTGATGTCGGGGAAGTTCGGCGCGTCCAGGAAGTCGTTGGTGCGCAGGTGCTGGTCGCGCTGCTCGACGCCGGTGTCGATGCTCTCGGTCTTGATCACGACCTGGCCGGTGGACTTGGTCGGGTCGGCGCCGTCCAGGTGCGCGGTGCCCTCGAACTGGTGGAAGGCGCCGCGCACCTTGGTGACCATGGCGTGGCGGGCGACGAACCCGATCCGGGTGTGGGTCGGGTCCAGGACGTAGTCCCCGGTGAGCTCGGGCAGGCTGACGGTCATGGGCGGCGCTCTCTCCTCGTGGCGGTGCGGGTGCGGGGTCCGGTGGCCGGTCCCCCGCACACGCTAGGCGCTGCTCCCCCGCGCACCGGACGTGACACGCGGTCAGGGGCGTCAGCCGAAGCGGCCGTTGACGTAGTCGGCGGTGCGCTGGTCGGCCGGGTCGGTGAAGAGGCGCTCGGTGGGGCCGGATTCGACGATCCGGCCGGGGGTGTCGTGGGTGGCGAGGAAGAACGCGCAGGACTGCGAGACGCGTTGGGCCTGCTGCATGTTGTGGGTGACGATGACGATGGTGACCCGGTGGCGCAGTTCGGCGATGGTCTCCTCGATCCGGCGGGTGGAGGTCGGGTCGAGCGCGGAGCAGGGTTCGTCCATCAGCAGGATCTCCGGGGAGACCGCCAGCGAGCGGGCGATGCACAGGCGCTGCTGCTGGCCGCCGGAGAGCGCGCCGCCGGGGGTGCCGAGCCGGTTGCTGACCTCGTTCCACAGGCCGGCCCGGCGCAGGCTGGACTCGACCAGGTGGTCGCGCTCCTCGCGACCCGCCCTGATGCCGGACAGCTTGAGCCCGCTGACCACGTTGTCGTACAGCGACATGGCGGGGAACGGGTTGGGGCGCTGGAAGACCATGCCGATCCGGCGGCGCACCTCGGCGGGGCGGCGGCCGGGCGCGTACACGTCCTCGCCCTCCAGCAGCACCTCGCCGGCCAGGGCGGCGCCGCGCACCATCTCGTGCATCCGGTTGAGGATGCGCAGGTAGGTGGACTTGCCGCAGCCGGACGGGCCGATCAGTGCGGTGATCTCGCCGGCCCGCATGGTGAAGGAGACGCGTTCGAGCACCTTGCGCTGGCCGAACCAGGCGCTGACCTCGCGGGTCTCCAGGCCGGACAGCGCGGAGGGGCCCGGCGTCGACGGATCGGCCGGAACGGGCGGCAGCGGCACCGTGGGCGGGTCGTCCCGGTCTCCGGACTTCTGGACGGGGAAGGGGGGTTGGGCGGTCTCGGTCATCGGGGGGCGGTCCTTTCCCGGGGAGCCGGAGGGTCTCAGTAGACGTTGGGGAGCAGGGCGGCGGCGTTCTCGTACACCGACCAGAGCAGGGCGGCGGCCACCGGCGCGAAGCACAGGTAGGCGGCGGAACGGCGCCAGCGGCGGGCCGTGACGACGGCGGCGACGACGGTCAACATCAGCGCCAGCGACCAGAGTTGGAGCGCGGGCAGGGCGCCCTTGTCGGCGGCCAGCACCTTGTCGGTGGCGGTGGCGGCGGGCCGCCCGGCCCCGGCCGGTTCGGGGTCGCCGTCGAGCCGGGCGCCGACCAGCACGGTGCTGGTCGGAATCCAGTCGGAGTCGCCGGTGACCAGGACCAGCCGGTTGGGTGCGGTGTCCTGGATCGGGTGGTCGCCGTCGCCGTAGGCGTTGACGGTGTAGTGGAAGCTGCCCTGGCCGGTGGTGACGTCGATCCGGTCGCCGACCTTGAGCCGGCCGAGGTCGGCGAACGGCGCGCCGAACGCGGTGGAGCGGCCGAACAGGACGGCCACGCCGGGCTGTCCGGGCAGCACGGTGTCGCGCCGGTGGCCGGGGCCGCGCATCAGGTCGCGGCCGGTGGTGCCCTCGAAGACCACGGTCTGGTGCAGGCCCAGGGCGGGGACGTCGAGGACGGCCAGCGGCGCGCCGTCCTCGGCCGGGCCGGTCGGCGCGGTGGCGTTGGCGAGCCGGTCGCGCAGGGTGGCGTAGGCGGTGGCCTGGTGGCGCGCCTCCTGCAAGCCGGACAGCGCGAGCAGGTAGCCGACGAAGCCGAGCAGCAGCACGGCGGCCAGCGTCACCGCCCGGGCGGCGACCGGCAGCCACTGCCGCCGGGGCCGGACGGGCGGGCCGCCCGCAGTGTCAACGGCTTTGGCGGGCACGGCGGTTGTCGACCGTTCGAGGGTGGGCGCGGTCATCTGCTGGTCTCCTCGGGTACGGCGGGCGCTGCGCCCGTGGCGGGCTTCGCGAACGCGGCAGGCTTCGCGAACGCAGCGGGCTTCGCGAACGCGACGGGCGCGGCGTCGACGGTCGGGGCGGTCGGGGCGGTCAGGGCGGTCAGGGCGGTCGGCTGCCGGTTCACCGGCCGCCCGCCGTCCGGTCGCGGCGGCGCCACCAGGCGGCCAGCAGCGGGGGGACGGTGACCACGCCGAGCAGTTCGATCGCGGTGAGCGTGGACAGCAGCCAGTCCTGCGGTCGGCCGCCGAGCGCGACCACCTGGGCGGGTGCGGCACCGCCGCCGCCCGAACTCCCGCCGCCCGCGCTGGAGTCGAGCACCTCACCGGTCTGCGGGTCGATGACCGCCGCACCCCCGTCCCCGGCACCGGCCCCGCCGGAGCCGTCCCCCGCACCGCCACCGCCACCGGCCCCGCCGGAGCCCGCGCCGGAACCGGACCCGGAGCCGCCCGTCCCACCACCACCGCCACTGCCCGAACCGCCCTTGCCGGAACCGGAGTTGGCGCCCGTCTTGACCGCCTGGCCGTTCTGCACGGTGCAGTCCAGCGGAGCGCCCTTCCGGTCGCACGGGCTGGGCTGCGGCGCGTTCTTCAGCACCGTCAGCTCGCCGGCCGAATTGAACGTCGGGTTGGGGCAGTTGTTGAGCGTGTCGGGGTTGACGGGGCTGGCGTTGCCGGGGATGTGCTGGGTCTGCAACAGCCCGCCGCGCACCAGGTTGCGCGGGATCGGCGAGTAGCCGAGGTCGTCGGCCTCGCCCTGCCCGGCGCACAGCACGTAGGCGAGGTAGCGGCTGAGCGCGCTGCCCTTGGCGTCGGTGAACCGCGGCGGCACCGGGAGGGCGGCGTTGGCCCGCGGCACGATCAGGTAGCTGTAGGAGGAGATCGGGTAGGAGCGGGCGTCGCCGTTGCCGTAGACGCCGTCGAGGTTCTGCTGCAGGTAGTCCGGGTCGCTGGTGGGCGTGTCGTCGTCGACGCCGCGGATCTTCGCGGCGGTCAGCGCCACGGCGACGTTGGACGCGGTGGGCAGGGTGTAGTACCCGGCCGGGTTGAGCACCTTGACGACGGGCCAGCCGGTGCGCTTGGCGAACGCGTACTCGTCGTAGCCGATCGCGCCGATGCCGGTCGACGACTGGATGTAGCCGGCCACCACGTCGGAGCCGTTCTGCGAGGTCATCCGGCCCGACGGCGGGTAGAACTCGGTGTACTCGCCGCAGCTGACGCCGTTGACCTTGACGCAGTAGGCGTCCCACTCGGCCTGGTGGGTGTGCTCCATCCAGCGGGTGAACTGGGCGGTGGCACCGGAGCCGTCGGAGCGCACCACCGGGGTGATCGGGACCTTCGGCAGCGCCCTGCCGTAGTCGGCGGTGATCTTCGGGTCGTCCCAGGAGGTGATCCGGTTGGTGAAGATGCCGACGATGGTGTCCGGCGACAGCCGCAGGTCGGTGATCTTCTTGCCGCCGAGCTCCAGGTGGTACATCAGCGCGGTGCCGCCGGCCGTGATCGGGACGTACGAGTACCCGTACACCGGGTTCTCCGCGCCGCCGAGGCCGCTGCCCGCCTTGCTCGGGTCGACGCCGTTGTCCCGCTTGCTGCGGAACGGCACGTCGGAGGCGGTGAAGTCGTCCTGGTTGATCGTCCACTGGACGCGCCCGGCCGCCGAGCCGCTCGGGTTGAAGTCGATCTCGATGCCCATCGGGCCGACGTCGCGCCGCCACTGGTCGATCGCCGGGCCGGCCCAGCTGGAGCCGTCGGCCTTCAGCGCGGTGGAGGCGGCGTACGCCGGGGACGCGCCGAGCAGCGCGGTGGGCAGGGCCAGCGCGGCGGCGAGCAGCGCGGTGGCCAGGTGACGGATGCGCACGGGACGGGTCTTCCTTCTGTGACGTGTCATCGGTTCTCCCTCGCCGGGGCGGTCATGGCCGGCGCGGTCATGGCCGGCGCGGTCATGGCCGGCGCGGTCATGGCCGGCGCGGGCGCGGGCCCGGACACGGCGGCGTCCGGGGCGGCTGCGGTGCGGGCCCGGCGCCGCGGGCGGCGGGTGGGCCGGTCGACGGGGGTGCGGTGGCGGCCCAGGACGCGGGCGGTGACGAACAGCACCAGCACCACGACCATCAGGGTCAGCGCGCCGGCGAACGCCCGGGCCACCATGTCGGGGTAGGGCTGCTTGACGTAGTTCCAGATGTACAGCGGCAGGCTGGCCTGGTTGTCGTGCAGCGGGTCGAGGTTCATCCGGGCGGTGAACCCGGCGGTGAGCAGCACCGGGGAGGTCTCGCCGACGCCGCGCGCCATGCCGAGCACCACGGCGGTGGTCAGGCCGGGCCGGGCGGTGGGCAGCACCACGTGCCACACGGTGCGCCACTGGCCGGCGCCGAGCGCGTAGGAGGCCTCCTTGAGGGTGCCGGGGACGAGCCGGACGACCACCTCGGCGGCGCGGGTGACGATCGGCGTCATCATCACGGTCAGCGCGAGCGAGGCGGCCAGTCCGCTCTTCTCGGCGCCCAGGGTGAGGATGACCACGCCGAGCACGAACAGGCCGGCCACCACGGACGGCAGCGCGGTCATCGCCTCGACCAGCGCCCGGACGGGCTTGACGAAGCGGGCGCCGCGCCGGGTGTTCCCGGCCTCGACCAGGAAGACCGCGGTGAGGATGCCGAGCGGGACGGAGAACAGGGTGGCCAGACCGAGCTGTTCGAGCGAGCCGACCACGGCGTGCAGGCAGCCGCCGGAGGTGATCGGCGACAGCGGGGCGGTGGTGCGCATCGTCTCGGTAAAGAAGTTCCAGTGCCGGGCGGCGTCCAGGCCGCGGACGGCGACGTAGCCGATCTGCTCGACGATGACGGCGACCACCAGCAGGCCGGAGCTCCAGGCCAGCGCGGTGGCCAGGCGTTCGCGGACGGTCAGGGCGTCCCACTGGAGCCGCCCGACCAGGGTGTACAGGGCCAGGAACAGCAGGTACCAGCAGAGCAGGAAGCCGAACGCGCCGCTGAACGGCAGGACCCGCTCGTACAGCAGCCAGTCCAGGGCGAGCGAGCCGGTGGCCGAGCCGAGCAGGGTGAGCACCTCCTCGCGGGTGGTGCCGCCGAGCTTGACCCTCCGCTGCTCGGGCGGTTCGGGCTGCTCTGGTTGCTCGGGCCGGACCGGCTGCCGGGTCGAGCCGGGCGCGGTCTCGGGGACGGCCTCGGGGACGGCCTCGGGGACGGTCTTGGCGAGTGCGGGATTCATCGGTCTCCTCCGGTCAGTCCGAGGTCGAGGCGCCGGACCGGGACCGGCTGATGACGAACCCGGCGGCCACGTTGACCAGCAGGGTGAGGGTGAACAGCACCAGTCCGGCGGCCATCAGCGCGGACAGCGAGAGGCTGTCGGACTCGCTGAAGCGCAGGGCGATCAGCGCGGAGATCGAGCCGCTGCCGTTCTCCAGGACGTGCCAGGAGAGCCGGAACACCGGGGAGATGATCAGCGCGACGGCGATGGTCTCGCCCATCGCGCGGCCGAAGCCGAGCATCACCGCGCCGATCACGCCGCCGCGCCCGAACGGCAGCACCACGGTGCGCACCATCCCCCAGCGGGTCGAGCCGAGCGCGTAGGCGCCCTCCCGCTCGCCGGCCGGGGCCTGGGAGAACACTTCGCGGCTGAGCGAGGTGATGATCGGGATGATCATCAGCGAGACCACTGTCCCGGCGATGAACGTCGAGGAGGTGTACGAGGTCGGGGTGTCGCCGGTGCGCACCCGCAGGAACGGCAGCGGCCCGCCGAGGTGGTTGGCCAGCCAGCGGCACAGGCCGACGATGCGCGGCTGGAGGAAGAACAGGCCCCACAGCCCGTAGACGATGCTGGGGATCGCGGCCATCAGGTCGACCAGCGAGACCAGCGCGGGCCGCAGCCGGACGGGCGCGTACTCGGAGATGAACAGCGCCGCGGTGAGCGAGACCGGGACGGCGATGCACAGCGCGATGAGCGCGATCAGGATGCCGTTGGGCAGCACGGCGGCGATGCCGAAGGTGTGCGCGGCGGTGCGCCAGTTCTGCTCGGTGAGGAAGGACCAGCCGACGGCGCGCAGCGCCTCGGTGCCGCGCATCAGCAGGAAGAAGGCGATCAGTCCCATCAGCACGAACACCGAGAGCCCGGCGGCGCGCAGCACGCCGCGGAAGGTCCGGTCGGCGGGCGAGGCGGGGGCGCTGATCCGGCGGGGCCGGTCGGGGTCGGGCGTCGGTGGCGGGACGCGGGTGTCCGTCGGCTGGACGGCGGCTGTCATGGTGTCAACTCTCCGCGCGGTGAGGGTTCCTGGGGTGCACGACCGGACGGCCCTCAGCGGGCCGGGGTCGCTCCGGGTGGGTCGGGGTCGCTCCGAGCGCCGGGGCGCTCCGAGCGGGCCTGGGTCGGTCAGTACCGGGGGCGCTCCGAGTGCCGGGCTTCTCCGAGTGGGCCCGGGTCGGTTCGCGTGGGCCGGACGGGCGCGCGGGGCGCCCGTCCGGCGGGCGGGTCAGCCGCGGCGGGTCAGCCGCGACCAGAGCCGCCCGGTACCGCGGCGGAGGTTCGCGCCGGCGGTGGTGCCGCCGAGGAACAGTGCCGCGGGTCCGCCGACCAGCAGGACGGCGCCGGTGGCGAGGATCACGGGCAGCAGCAGCCTGGCCATCCCGGCCCGGTCGGCCGCGGCCGACCGGGCGGCGGCGAGGCCGGGCGAGGCGCTGCTGCCGGGCGGGCCGGAGGCGGCGGCGCTCTGCGCGGTGGCGCCCGCGGCGCCCGCGCCACCGGTGTCGCCGCCGGTGGAGCCGGAGCCGCCGTCACCGTACGGGCCGGTGCCGCCCGTACCGCCGGAGCCGCCGGAGCCGCCCGTCCCGCCGGTGGAGCCGGAGCCGCCACCGGTGGAGCCGCCGCTGCCGCCCCCGTCGACCTCGGTGCCGGGCGCCTTGCCGGGCTGCGCGCTGTCCTGGGCGGCGACGTGGTCCGCGGCGGACTTCGCCTGGGATACCTGAGCCTTCGTCAGATCGGCGTAACCGACGGCGAGTTGGCCCGGACCGCGACCGTAGACCTGCCCCTTGCCCGGGTCGGTGACGCTGCTCACGAACCTGCTCACCGCGGCGGCCTTGGCCCCGCCGAGGCCCTCGGTGGGCACCATCGCATACTGCACCATGGTCAGCGGGTACGCCTTCGGGTCCTTCGCGTAGGCGGAGTTCCCGTCGTCGTACGGGAGCCGCTGGGTGCCGGTGGCCTCGTCGAACGGCATGTCCTGGGCGGCGGCCCGCATCGCGGTGATCGTCGGTGTGGTGAACGCGCCTGCCCCGTTGGGGAGTTCGGCCTCGGGCAGGTTCATCGCCTGGGCGCCGCCGCTGTCCATGACCGCGAACAGCGCCCGGCTGCCCGGCGCCATGGCGAAGCACTTGTCGTGCTGACCGTCGGCGTTGACGTAGGGCAGCTGGCAGGACAGCCGGTTCTCCAGCACCATCCGCAGCACCTGGCCGAGCCCGCCGAGCACGGGGTTCCACTCGTACTGCTTGTGGTTGTTGAGGCCCGAGTAGTCCAGCGTCTGGAACGAGTCGACCGGGTAGCCGGGGAAGCTCGACGGCAGGAACTTCGTGTTGATCCGGGTGCCCCACGGGTCGGCGGCGCCCTGGAGGAACTGCGCGGCGTCCGGGTCCGCGACGATCCACTCGGTCAGCCGGTGCACCAGGTCGGTGGTGCCGCCGACGACCACCGGCTCGGTGTTGGCGACGTTGCCGCAGGCGGGCCAGGTCACGTCGGGCGCGACGTCGGCGTTGAGCTTGCGGAACTCCTCGTCGTCGAACATGCAGAGCGGGTTGCCCCGGACGGTGTCGGTGTCGTCCGCGTTGTAGTGCCGGTAGGTCTGGGTGAGCATCTTCGCCAGCAGCCGCTGGTTGAGCCGCACCCGGCGGACCTGCCGGTGGGTGGAGCTGTCGTCGATGACGAAGACCACCGAGACCGCGGTGTTGGCGAGCGGCGCGTAGACGTACGGGCGGGTCGGCGGGTCGCTGCTCGGGATCGAGGTCAGCGCGACGTCCGCGCCGGACCTGCGCAGGAACGCCGACCGGGCCTGCGGCTCGCCGTTGCCGACGGAGTACTGCACCCGCAGCGGGTCGCTCTCCAGGCAGCTGCCGGTGCGCCACTGCTGCATCGCCCGGTCGGCCATCTCCAGGCCGATCGCGGAGAAGTCCGAGTCGCCGGCCGTGCAGGAGTCGGGGGTCGGCGCGAACTCCAGCGGGACGGTGACGTGCCGCTGCCAGGCGCAGGACTCGCCGGCGGGGAAACCGGCCTGGTTGCCCCGCGTCGTCTGCAGGAAGGAGGCGTCCGAGGCGGTGTCGATGTCGAAGTCGATGTCCCGCGTGTGGTCGTCGCAGTTGATCACCACGTCGGGGTAGGCGTTGGCCCCGAGCGAGTCGCCGCCGTAGTTCGGCTCGATCACCAGCGAGCACTTGTGGGTGGCGTCGCAGCCGAGGGTCTGGCTCTGCGCCGAGGTCCAGAGCTCGATGTCCGCCTCGCCGGTGCCGTCCGGGCGGGTCGCCGCGATCACCATGTTCGACGCGAACTCCG
The window above is part of the Kitasatospora sp. NA04385 genome. Proteins encoded here:
- the pstC gene encoding phosphate ABC transporter permease subunit PstC, which gives rise to MTAAVQPTDTRVPPPTPDPDRPRRISAPASPADRTFRGVLRAAGLSVFVLMGLIAFFLLMRGTEALRAVGWSFLTEQNWRTAAHTFGIAAVLPNGILIALIALCIAVPVSLTAALFISEYAPVRLRPALVSLVDLMAAIPSIVYGLWGLFFLQPRIVGLCRWLANHLGGPLPFLRVRTGDTPTSYTSSTFIAGTVVSLMIIPIITSLSREVFSQAPAGEREGAYALGSTRWGMVRTVVLPFGRGGVIGAVMLGFGRAMGETIAVALIISPVFRLSWHVLENGSGSISALIALRFSESDSLSLSALMAAGLVLFTLTLLVNVAAGFVISRSRSGASTSD